The Streptomyces sp. NBC_01591 genome window below encodes:
- a CDS encoding TetR/AcrR family transcriptional regulator, whose product MTEEEPEPVRRRPGGRAARVRQAVLAAAMEVLAEEGIARLSIAEVAARAGVNETTVYRRWGSREKLVLDAMLVGSDEGIPVPDTGDVRTDLAAFARALAEYLATPTGRSVAREASLSSEDPDLAAAWHTFWQSRLDQASAIISRAVERGELPADTDAALALELLCSPLQTRSLLGHRPIEPDLPERLTDLVLDGLKEKR is encoded by the coding sequence ATGACTGAGGAAGAACCGGAGCCGGTCCGCCGCCGCCCTGGCGGCCGCGCCGCGCGCGTCCGCCAGGCCGTTCTGGCAGCCGCCATGGAGGTGCTGGCCGAGGAGGGCATCGCGCGGCTCAGCATCGCCGAGGTCGCGGCCCGTGCCGGGGTCAACGAGACCACGGTGTACCGGCGTTGGGGCAGTCGGGAGAAGCTCGTGCTGGACGCCATGCTGGTCGGCAGTGACGAGGGCATCCCCGTCCCCGACACCGGAGACGTCCGCACCGACCTGGCCGCCTTCGCCCGCGCGCTGGCCGAATACCTGGCCACCCCGACCGGCCGCTCCGTTGCCCGGGAGGCCTCACTCAGCTCCGAGGACCCCGACCTCGCCGCGGCTTGGCACACCTTCTGGCAGTCCCGCCTCGATCAGGCCAGCGCCATCATCAGCCGGGCCGTCGAACGCGGGGAACTCCCGGCGGACACGGACGCGGCCCTGGCACTGGAACTGCTCTGCTCCCCGCTCCAGACCCGCTCCCTGCTCGGCCACCGCCCGATCGAGCCGGACCTGCCGGAGCGCTTGACGGACTTGGTACTGGACGGTCTGAAGGAGAAGAGATAG
- a CDS encoding alpha/beta hydrolase: MSFTWPLNPQDLFVERYPQMTLGLPVDEVDAVRAAVTEMWPDRPGSWVYEWSALAARHAEAGRHRQAAQAYGWAKFPSLADEPKRTALARQVEQYALAAPGFPVEFERRTLTVPYRSGEATLPIHLIAAPGLPADAPVVLASGGVDSWKTDLHGMWEQLALALPVRLLLFDIVGTGETAHLPMTPDGGAEVIAGLVSFARTIGNGKVGHFGISMGGYYSARTGLTAAVDASVVLGSPVERSFGPDRGFAFGMDGIVGNALGFDAMPSTAEREEAFAAFDLRPLLDQDANGPMLVVNGTEDVHVPLDDTLVFEGRRDTQVELIPDTGHCAISRFGEAMAVIAPWLKDTLIG; encoded by the coding sequence ATGTCCTTCACCTGGCCCCTGAACCCACAGGACCTGTTCGTCGAGCGCTACCCGCAGATGACCCTCGGCCTCCCCGTCGACGAGGTGGACGCGGTCCGCGCCGCCGTCACCGAGATGTGGCCCGACCGGCCCGGCAGCTGGGTGTACGAGTGGTCCGCCCTCGCCGCCCGGCACGCCGAGGCCGGGCGCCACCGCCAGGCCGCGCAGGCGTACGGCTGGGCCAAGTTCCCCTCACTGGCCGATGAACCGAAGCGCACCGCGCTCGCCCGCCAGGTCGAGCAGTACGCCCTCGCCGCCCCCGGCTTCCCGGTGGAGTTCGAGCGCCGCACGCTCACCGTCCCGTACCGCAGCGGCGAGGCCACCCTGCCGATCCACCTGATAGCCGCCCCCGGCCTGCCCGCCGACGCGCCGGTCGTGCTGGCCAGCGGCGGGGTGGACTCCTGGAAGACCGACCTGCACGGCATGTGGGAGCAGCTCGCGCTCGCGCTGCCGGTACGGCTGCTGCTGTTCGACATCGTCGGCACCGGCGAGACCGCCCACCTGCCAATGACCCCGGATGGCGGGGCCGAGGTCATTGCCGGACTGGTCTCCTTCGCCCGCACGATCGGCAACGGGAAGGTCGGCCACTTCGGCATCTCGATGGGCGGTTACTACTCCGCCCGGACCGGGCTGACCGCGGCGGTGGACGCCTCTGTGGTGCTCGGCAGCCCGGTGGAGCGCTCCTTCGGTCCGGACCGCGGCTTCGCCTTCGGCATGGACGGCATCGTCGGCAACGCCCTCGGCTTCGACGCCATGCCGAGCACGGCCGAGCGCGAGGAGGCCTTCGCGGCCTTCGACCTGCGCCCGCTGCTGGACCAGGACGCCAATGGGCCGATGCTAGTGGTCAACGGCACCGAGGACGTCCACGTCCCACTGGACGACACCTTGGTGTTCGAGGGCCGCCGGGACACCCAGGTCGAACTGATCCCGGACACCGGCCACTGCGCTATCTCGCGCTTCGGCGAGGCGATGGCCGTGATCGCCCCCTGGCTGAAGGACACCCTGATCGGCTGA
- a CDS encoding helicase associated domain-containing protein, whose amino-acid sequence MARGGPRSDRRPIRRNGTQGAWYCTGLHHTHGHLLPPATAVWDGYPVGTWTKNQRFAARAADQNAQRRRAGLPVASSAGALTEARRAALEEIDPGWCPVWDTGWQRCFRLVQNLLQNGGALPVAAGKAIMQGEDLGRWVTAQRHGWEQLLPAQQWLLENVIGIEPAEEAERPVKRTQGDMWALNLAAARQFHAREGHLRVPRKHAEQVEGVAEGTKTSTGRQAGAGGPVVVKLGTWLDNTRKRADRLSTERRAELDQLGMRWASGRVGGEGNFEPRVLSADGRAESRAALSPPALTCGAANFGEGLDKPVSGDGATHAGAVSRSAPAWAWWL is encoded by the coding sequence ATGGCCCGAGGCGGGCCACGTTCCGACCGCCGCCCGATCCGGCGTAACGGAACGCAAGGAGCGTGGTACTGCACCGGCCTGCACCACACGCACGGGCATCTCCTGCCTCCGGCAACTGCGGTCTGGGATGGGTACCCGGTCGGGACCTGGACCAAGAACCAGCGCTTCGCCGCCCGGGCCGCAGATCAGAACGCGCAGCGGCGGCGGGCCGGCCTCCCCGTTGCTTCCAGCGCGGGCGCGCTGACCGAGGCACGGCGCGCAGCACTGGAAGAGATCGACCCGGGATGGTGCCCGGTATGGGACACCGGGTGGCAGCGGTGCTTCCGCCTCGTTCAGAACCTGCTCCAGAACGGCGGGGCCCTGCCGGTGGCGGCCGGGAAAGCGATCATGCAAGGAGAAGACCTCGGCCGCTGGGTTACGGCGCAGCGGCACGGGTGGGAACAGCTCCTGCCCGCACAGCAATGGCTCCTGGAAAACGTGATCGGGATCGAACCCGCCGAGGAAGCAGAACGGCCAGTAAAACGGACGCAGGGCGATATGTGGGCCCTCAACCTGGCAGCGGCACGGCAGTTCCACGCCCGGGAAGGGCATCTACGCGTACCCCGCAAGCACGCCGAACAGGTGGAGGGCGTGGCGGAGGGTACGAAGACCTCGACGGGCCGTCAGGCAGGTGCTGGAGGGCCCGTGGTGGTCAAGCTCGGCACATGGCTCGACAACACCCGCAAACGGGCGGACAGGCTCAGCACGGAACGGCGGGCCGAACTCGACCAGCTCGGCATGCGATGGGCATCTGGACGGGTGGGAGGCGAGGGCAATTTCGAGCCGCGTGTACTCTCCGCAGACGGCCGAGCCGAGAGCAGGGCCGCCCTGAGCCCCCCTGCTCTCACGTGCGGCGCCGCGAACTTCGGTGAGGGTCTGGACAAGCCGGTGTCAGGTGACGGCGCGACCCACGCCGGGGCGGTCTCGCGTTCCGCTCCGGCGTGGGCGTGGTGGCTGTAG
- a CDS encoding type I-G CRISPR-associated protein Cas7, which produces MTNLDAPHRSRDAYFRDAEDCAGTAFDRTEPGRALSQASPEDWSSYLRLVPSDLAYGVWDSHRKRRIQVKIPRAYKSAMIGIEPLVGVRGAGRVDPLNLAGDTVKVSESGWAPIEGTKAPKGAKTARMSELGHGMIPPSEGLGGVSVRSVRREATHSRRCGVRAGPAPVGGPDPVPQRLGVHPEISRDRPDRRSWLRPVQRDRVRPTG; this is translated from the coding sequence ATGACGAACCTGGACGCGCCCCACCGGTCGAGGGACGCCTACTTCCGGGACGCAGAGGACTGCGCCGGGACCGCCTTCGACAGGACGGAGCCGGGCCGGGCCCTGAGCCAGGCGAGCCCCGAGGACTGGAGCTCCTACCTGCGCCTGGTACCGAGCGACCTCGCGTACGGGGTGTGGGACTCGCACCGGAAGCGGCGGATCCAGGTGAAGATCCCGCGCGCCTACAAGTCGGCGATGATCGGCATCGAGCCGTTGGTCGGCGTACGCGGAGCAGGCCGCGTCGACCCGCTGAACCTCGCCGGTGACACGGTGAAGGTGTCCGAATCCGGCTGGGCGCCCATCGAGGGGACCAAGGCACCCAAGGGCGCGAAGACGGCGCGGATGTCCGAGCTCGGTCACGGGATGATCCCGCCGTCCGAAGGGCTGGGCGGCGTCTCGGTCCGGTCCGTGCGGCGCGAAGCGACTCACAGTCGGCGGTGCGGAGTGAGAGCCGGGCCGGCGCCCGTCGGCGGCCCGGATCCAGTTCCGCAGCGTCTCGGTGTTCACCCCGAGATCAGCCGCGACCGACCTGATCGTCGCTCCTGGCTTCGACCGGTACAACGCGACCGCGTCCGCCCGACGGGATAG
- a CDS encoding DUF4267 domain-containing protein translates to MKRHHITTALAVLTGATVLFFGLNFLLNPDGAPAGFGIAPWPKGNADGYFVVKGIRDIAVAFTVFLLLALGQRRTLGWVVLIDAIIPLGDMLTVVTHGGTFTTALSVHVSAAAVVVLTAVMLLTEGSTRTTQQPQLTPSS, encoded by the coding sequence ATGAAGAGGCATCACATCACCACTGCCCTTGCCGTACTGACCGGCGCCACGGTTCTGTTCTTCGGGCTCAATTTCCTGCTGAACCCCGACGGTGCACCCGCCGGGTTCGGTATCGCCCCCTGGCCGAAGGGCAACGCCGACGGCTATTTCGTGGTGAAGGGCATACGCGATATCGCCGTGGCGTTCACCGTGTTCCTGCTGCTCGCGCTCGGGCAGCGGCGAACCCTCGGCTGGGTGGTCCTCATCGACGCCATCATTCCGCTCGGTGACATGCTCACGGTCGTCACCCATGGAGGCACGTTCACCACAGCGCTGAGCGTTCACGTATCGGCGGCCGCCGTCGTCGTACTCACCGCCGTCATGCTGCTGACCGAGGGCAGCACGCGCACGACACAGCAGCCGCAGCTGACCCCCTCCTCGTGA
- a CDS encoding 2-oxoglutarate/malate transporter produces MADQFKLTTSSFPRIGGIAALGFAAMITLSNVIMVPAGLPLTGTETGEVTEFFAAEGVAVGIGSALTPAAWILATLFGAGALVALRRSERDRGEAWSLLGLAGLVLQNVTFAGVVATRLALTSTAPRDPSATAALWALHDAVFTLNGTFLALALLGLSIGGLHTGLTRPWHAGLGLLAAVLQFSSATLAHWVIDNGGALGLLGLAGWLLWVVWIVVYGITLIRQPPHPGPPEQVVSD; encoded by the coding sequence ATGGCAGATCAATTCAAGTTAACCACCAGCAGTTTCCCCCGGATCGGCGGCATCGCCGCCTTGGGTTTCGCTGCCATGATCACCCTCAGCAACGTGATCATGGTGCCCGCCGGCCTTCCCCTCACCGGCACGGAGACCGGCGAGGTCACCGAGTTCTTCGCCGCGGAAGGCGTCGCCGTCGGCATCGGATCCGCGCTCACCCCCGCCGCCTGGATACTGGCCACGTTGTTCGGCGCCGGAGCGCTCGTCGCGCTGCGGCGCTCCGAGCGCGACCGGGGCGAGGCATGGTCACTGCTGGGGCTCGCCGGCCTCGTCCTTCAGAACGTCACCTTCGCCGGGGTCGTCGCCACCCGCCTCGCTCTGACCTCGACAGCCCCGCGCGACCCCTCCGCGACCGCGGCACTCTGGGCGCTGCACGATGCGGTGTTCACCCTCAACGGAACCTTTCTGGCGCTCGCCCTCCTCGGCCTGTCCATCGGCGGCCTGCACACCGGCCTGACCCGGCCCTGGCACGCCGGCCTGGGGCTGCTCGCCGCCGTACTGCAGTTCAGTTCGGCCACCCTCGCCCACTGGGTCATCGACAACGGCGGGGCCCTCGGCCTCCTCGGTCTCGCGGGCTGGTTGCTGTGGGTCGTCTGGATCGTCGTGTACGGCATCACCCTGATCCGGCAGCCCCCGCACCCCGGTCCCCCTGAGCAAGTGGTCAGCGATTGA
- a CDS encoding TetR/AcrR family transcriptional regulator — protein MTEEQGRRRYDSLRRATQALETRAEIARAARRLFDAQGWASTTVRDVAREAGVSVPTVYATYGNKTGLTRAVADSADLSADAPQMLAELEAAAADPERQLAAMAGYDRRLFERAGDVIMLIREAGRSEPELATAYREGRERGDETRIQVFSSWPEGTLRRGLDLQAAVDIYAAVCNIGVYTTLTTERGWQPGRIEEWWGQTLARELLG, from the coding sequence ATGACCGAGGAACAGGGCCGACGTCGTTACGACTCACTTCGCCGGGCCACGCAGGCGCTGGAGACCCGGGCCGAGATCGCCCGCGCCGCGCGTCGGCTCTTCGACGCCCAGGGCTGGGCGAGCACGACCGTCCGTGACGTGGCGCGCGAAGCGGGAGTCTCCGTGCCCACCGTCTACGCGACGTACGGCAACAAGACCGGGCTGACCCGGGCCGTGGCCGATTCGGCCGACCTGTCCGCCGACGCACCGCAGATGCTCGCGGAGTTGGAGGCCGCAGCGGCGGACCCCGAGCGCCAGCTCGCGGCGATGGCCGGCTACGACCGGAGGCTGTTCGAGCGCGCGGGCGACGTCATCATGCTGATCCGCGAAGCGGGCCGCAGCGAACCCGAGCTCGCCACGGCCTACCGGGAAGGCCGCGAGCGGGGCGACGAAACCCGGATCCAGGTCTTCTCGTCCTGGCCGGAGGGCACCCTCCGACGCGGCCTGGATCTGCAGGCGGCCGTCGACATCTACGCGGCTGTCTGCAACATCGGCGTCTACACCACGCTCACCACCGAACGCGGCTGGCAGCCCGGCCGCATCGAGGAATGGTGGGGGCAGACGCTGGCCCGTGAGCTGCTCGGATAG
- a CDS encoding TetR/AcrR family transcriptional regulator, producing the protein MNADRRERLSDAAIGVLADAGGRGLTHRAVDAAAEVPPGTTKNYFPTRDAVLRAVAERCLEQYRAITARIAATGPGPTDREGLVVLFRTLLENVAGPGRPRLLAYLELQAEAARKPWLSTILDPIAASDFAGFELAQRAAGLPVTPQRAATVTLAMHAAIPHVLADGPDTLAAAGLDDPDRFVRDLLQAVYPEAQEGPAAGPAPSRAGGPGGI; encoded by the coding sequence GTGAATGCGGACCGGCGGGAGCGGCTGAGCGACGCGGCCATCGGGGTACTGGCCGACGCGGGCGGCCGCGGCCTGACGCACCGCGCCGTCGACGCGGCCGCAGAGGTACCGCCCGGCACCACCAAGAACTACTTCCCGACCAGGGACGCCGTGCTGCGGGCGGTGGCCGAGCGCTGCCTGGAGCAGTACCGCGCGATCACCGCACGGATCGCGGCCACCGGACCGGGGCCCACCGACCGCGAGGGCCTGGTCGTCTTGTTCCGGACGCTCCTGGAGAACGTCGCCGGGCCCGGCCGCCCCCGCCTGCTCGCCTACTTGGAGCTCCAGGCCGAGGCGGCCCGCAAGCCCTGGTTGTCGACCATCCTCGACCCGATCGCCGCCTCCGACTTCGCGGGGTTCGAGCTGGCCCAGCGGGCCGCCGGACTGCCTGTCACTCCGCAGCGAGCCGCCACCGTCACCCTCGCCATGCACGCCGCCATCCCCCATGTGCTGGCCGACGGCCCCGACACGCTGGCCGCGGCCGGCCTGGACGACCCCGACCGCTTCGTCCGCGACCTCCTCCAAGCGGTGTATCCGGAGGCCCAGGAGGGACCTGCGGCAGGTCCGGCCCCCTCCCGGGCCGGGGGACCAGGAGGGATCTGA
- a CDS encoding FAD-dependent oxidoreductase, with product MTGTAVVVGAGVGGLTTAIGLRRAGWVVSIIERRTELERYGTAFGIHPTAQAALDRLGVGEAFRDRAVPYRGARIRTPEGKVMASLPLERIERKAGRPELLISRPYLIDALLAGLEAFGDVPLKLGENVCDVKALAAGHDLVVGADGIRSAVRTARFGERSGPRRVGTVACIGVADFESGVYGETWGRGRFFGMTPVEPGRTNWYATVPEAVTAEDLRGYFEDWHDPIPRILTETDPSTWIRYEMRHLFPALPTFVHGGRVALVGDAAHAMTPNLGQGACTAILDAEALTRAVAEHGRAGLPSALRAYDSERRRSAQRIAFGSRSLHRFMSTERTRLRDSLVSMLPS from the coding sequence ATGACCGGAACGGCGGTTGTGGTCGGAGCAGGAGTCGGTGGGCTGACGACGGCGATCGGGCTGCGCCGTGCGGGATGGGTGGTGTCGATCATCGAGCGGCGGACGGAACTGGAGCGGTACGGCACCGCGTTCGGCATCCACCCCACCGCGCAGGCCGCACTCGACCGCCTGGGCGTGGGCGAGGCGTTCCGCGACCGGGCGGTGCCCTACCGGGGCGCACGGATCCGCACCCCGGAGGGGAAGGTGATGGCGAGCCTCCCGCTGGAGCGGATCGAGCGGAAGGCCGGGCGCCCCGAACTGCTGATCTCCCGGCCCTATCTGATCGATGCTCTGCTGGCCGGGCTGGAAGCCTTCGGGGACGTGCCGCTCAAGCTCGGGGAGAACGTCTGCGATGTGAAAGCACTGGCGGCCGGGCACGACCTGGTGGTCGGCGCCGACGGAATCCGCAGCGCCGTGCGCACCGCACGCTTCGGCGAGCGCAGCGGCCCGCGACGCGTCGGGACCGTCGCCTGCATCGGTGTCGCCGACTTCGAGAGCGGCGTCTACGGCGAGACCTGGGGCAGGGGCCGGTTCTTCGGGATGACCCCGGTCGAGCCGGGCCGCACCAACTGGTACGCCACCGTGCCCGAGGCCGTCACCGCCGAGGACCTGCGCGGGTACTTCGAGGACTGGCACGACCCCATCCCGCGCATTCTCACCGAGACCGACCCGTCCACCTGGATCCGTTACGAGATGCGACACCTGTTCCCCGCCCTGCCGACCTTCGTCCACGGTGGGCGGGTCGCGCTGGTCGGCGACGCGGCGCACGCCATGACGCCCAATCTGGGCCAGGGCGCCTGCACGGCGATCCTCGACGCGGAGGCCCTGACCCGGGCCGTCGCCGAGCACGGCCGGGCCGGCCTGCCTTCCGCCCTGCGCGCCTACGACTCGGAACGCCGCCGCAGCGCCCAGCGGATCGCGTTCGGCTCCCGGAGCCTGCACCGCTTCATGAGCACCGAGCGCACCCGGCTGCGCGACTCGCTGGTCAGCATGTTGCCGAGCTGA
- a CDS encoding IS5 family transposase gives MCQCENSEAVSGPCCPSSLTDEMWEIIQLLLPVRDLRRGGGVRKYGDRLVLDSLFYVLRSGCQWRMLPRDLMPWDAAHRWFTKWRRDGTWDRVHDGLRRQVRVGAGRDPEPSAAVIDAQSIKTSEGGEARGFDAGKRTTGRKRHVIVDTMGLLLVVAVTSASVQDRAKGRIVLARLAKGFRTVSLVWADGGYANSVDSTLLSWARDTLDIVVEIVKRTDDVKGFKVLPRRWVVERSFGWLVRNRRLARDYERLTATSEAMIKVAMIRLMLVRLAGQPSRWSHESHRKTARTKTIEDLIAA, from the coding sequence GTGTGCCAGTGCGAAAACTCCGAGGCCGTCAGCGGCCCATGCTGTCCGTCCAGCCTGACCGATGAGATGTGGGAGATCATCCAGCTGCTTCTTCCCGTGCGTGACCTGCGAAGAGGCGGCGGCGTGCGCAAGTACGGGGACCGGTTGGTGCTCGACTCGCTCTTCTACGTGCTGCGGTCGGGCTGCCAGTGGCGGATGCTTCCGCGCGATCTGATGCCCTGGGACGCGGCCCACCGCTGGTTCACCAAGTGGCGGCGGGACGGCACCTGGGACCGCGTCCACGACGGGCTCCGCCGCCAGGTCCGGGTCGGGGCCGGACGCGATCCCGAGCCGTCGGCCGCCGTGATCGACGCCCAGTCGATCAAGACCAGCGAGGGCGGCGAGGCGCGTGGGTTCGATGCGGGCAAGCGAACGACAGGGCGGAAGAGACACGTGATCGTGGACACGATGGGCCTGCTGCTGGTCGTTGCCGTCACCTCCGCGTCCGTGCAGGACCGGGCCAAAGGCCGCATCGTCCTGGCCCGTCTCGCGAAGGGATTCCGCACGGTCAGTCTGGTGTGGGCCGACGGCGGATACGCCAACTCCGTTGATTCCACGCTGCTTTCATGGGCCCGCGACACGTTGGACATCGTTGTGGAGATCGTGAAGCGGACCGACGACGTCAAGGGCTTCAAGGTCCTGCCCCGCCGCTGGGTGGTGGAGCGAAGTTTCGGCTGGCTGGTCCGAAACCGTCGGCTGGCCCGCGACTACGAACGGCTTACCGCGACCTCCGAGGCCATGATCAAGGTGGCGATGATCCGCCTGATGCTCGTCCGGCTCGCCGGGCAGCCATCACGGTGGAGCCATGAATCCCACCGCAAGACCGCCCGAACCAAGACCATCGAGGACCTCATCGCAGCGTAA
- a CDS encoding IS4 family transposase, whose product MPRSGWVKPSSGVRLSDLVSVGLLTRVFPADVVDAVIEEAGRTERRRRSLPARVMAYFSMGMALYSDDSYEDVFAQLTDGLSWASGWSESFPPPSKSAIFQARSRLGFEPVRDLFARVARPLAGPGTPGSWLAGRRLVAVDGTCLDVADTSVNAEFFGRPASSRGERSAFPQARLVALAECGTHAVFDAVTGPCGVSEMELSRQLVGRLEPGQLVLADRGFYGFRLWQQSAATGADLLWRVKTNLRPRYLETLDDGSWLARIVPTSGPNRATAEPLTVRVIDYTVDDGRDNPEEYRLLTTILDPAEAGAEDLAAAYVQRWEIETTFDELKTHQRGPRAVLRSKAPDLVQQEIWGHLCCHYAIRTLMADTAAHAGHDPDRVSFVKALRIARRSVAQSAFSPSGH is encoded by the coding sequence ATGCCGCGTTCTGGTTGGGTGAAGCCGTCTTCTGGTGTCCGGTTGTCGGATTTGGTGTCTGTGGGGTTGCTGACGCGGGTGTTTCCCGCGGACGTGGTTGACGCGGTGATCGAGGAGGCGGGGCGTACTGAGCGGCGTCGCCGGTCGTTGCCCGCCCGGGTGATGGCGTACTTCTCGATGGGGATGGCGTTGTATTCCGATGACTCGTACGAGGATGTGTTCGCGCAGCTCACGGACGGGCTGTCGTGGGCGTCGGGGTGGTCGGAGTCGTTCCCGCCGCCGTCGAAGTCGGCGATCTTCCAGGCCAGGTCTCGTTTGGGGTTCGAGCCGGTGCGGGATCTCTTCGCGCGGGTCGCGCGTCCGCTGGCGGGGCCGGGCACGCCGGGGTCGTGGCTGGCGGGGCGTCGTCTGGTGGCGGTCGATGGGACGTGCCTGGACGTGGCGGACACGTCAGTCAACGCAGAGTTCTTCGGGCGGCCCGCTTCAAGCCGAGGGGAGCGGTCCGCGTTTCCGCAGGCCCGCCTGGTGGCATTGGCGGAATGCGGTACTCATGCGGTCTTCGACGCTGTTACCGGCCCGTGCGGTGTGTCGGAGATGGAGTTGTCCCGGCAGCTCGTCGGGCGGCTGGAGCCGGGCCAGCTGGTCCTGGCCGACCGGGGTTTCTACGGGTTCCGCCTCTGGCAGCAGTCCGCAGCCACGGGCGCGGATCTGCTCTGGCGAGTGAAGACGAACCTGAGGCCCCGGTATCTGGAAACCCTGGATGACGGGTCGTGGCTGGCCAGGATCGTCCCGACGTCGGGCCCGAACCGGGCCACGGCGGAGCCCCTCACGGTCAGAGTGATCGACTACACGGTCGATGACGGCCGGGACAACCCCGAGGAATACCGTCTGCTGACCACGATCCTCGACCCGGCCGAGGCCGGCGCCGAGGACCTCGCAGCCGCCTACGTCCAACGGTGGGAAATCGAGACCACCTTCGACGAGCTGAAGACCCACCAGCGCGGGCCCCGCGCGGTACTGCGCTCGAAGGCCCCCGACCTTGTCCAGCAAGAAATCTGGGGACACCTGTGCTGCCACTACGCCATTCGCACCCTGATGGCCGACACCGCCGCCCACGCCGGCCACGACCCCGACAGAGTCTCCTTCGTCAAAGCCCTCCGCATCGCTCGCCGTTCAGTCGCGCAGAGCGCATTTTCCCCCTCCGGGCACTGA
- a CDS encoding tetratricopeptide repeat protein, producing the protein MDKQYVEEAGVPVGWPVVVGTVPVLASAFQPREVLRQAVDEARGHGRSVVLASDAPHGEQSRSGTRASVQVMSGGGGVGKSQLAAAYARDAVEGGADLVVWTSATDIQQVLTVYAQAAALVQAPGLTGTDLEADARAFVNWLAATDRRWLVVLDDITNPDAIDPWWPDSQRGTGWTLATTRLKDPRLTGGGRARIDVDVYTPAEATGYLTARLTHDRKAHLIDHQAPALAEALGHLPLALGHAAAYMLRESASCSAYLERFADRATHLDELLPHWADAERYGRQVTTTLLLALDATDQDPHGPLARAALRIAAFLDPAGQPADLWTTNAFLTYLTQEHPTVPARRNRVLRRRRTSAARTVTGDEALAALRLLDRYGLITYDSSIDSLRAVRIHALTARALRETIPQDQQPATAVTAADALIEIWPDPDHTQRELASTLRTNTDSLTTHAGESLWMPDARFVAHPVLYGAGVSLLNAHLHGTASTYWEHMVADCERLLGNEHPDTLTARANLATSYQQAGRTNDAINLLERVLADRERLLGSEHPDTLSARNVLHRWRSAGGDSGEPPL; encoded by the coding sequence GTGGATAAGCAGTACGTGGAAGAGGCCGGCGTGCCGGTGGGGTGGCCGGTGGTGGTGGGGACGGTGCCGGTGCTGGCGTCCGCGTTCCAGCCGCGCGAGGTACTGCGTCAGGCGGTCGACGAGGCCCGCGGGCACGGCCGGAGCGTCGTGCTGGCGAGCGACGCCCCGCACGGTGAGCAGTCGCGGTCCGGTACGCGTGCGTCTGTGCAGGTGATGTCGGGTGGTGGCGGGGTGGGCAAGTCGCAGCTGGCCGCCGCCTACGCCCGTGATGCGGTCGAAGGTGGCGCCGATCTGGTGGTGTGGACGTCGGCAACCGATATCCAGCAGGTTCTGACCGTCTATGCGCAGGCCGCTGCGCTCGTGCAGGCGCCCGGCCTTACCGGCACTGACCTGGAAGCGGACGCACGGGCCTTCGTCAACTGGCTGGCGGCCACCGACCGACGGTGGCTGGTGGTCCTGGACGACATCACCAACCCGGACGCGATCGATCCCTGGTGGCCGGACAGCCAGCGCGGCACCGGCTGGACCCTTGCCACCACCCGACTCAAGGATCCGCGCCTGACCGGCGGCGGCCGGGCCCGCATCGACGTCGATGTCTACACCCCGGCCGAGGCGACCGGCTACCTCACCGCCCGCCTCACCCACGACCGCAAAGCCCACCTGATCGACCACCAGGCCCCGGCCCTCGCCGAGGCACTCGGACACCTGCCGCTGGCACTGGGACACGCCGCCGCGTACATGCTTCGCGAGAGCGCCTCCTGCAGTGCCTACCTGGAGCGGTTCGCTGACCGTGCCACGCACCTGGACGAGCTTCTGCCTCACTGGGCCGACGCTGAACGCTACGGCCGGCAGGTCACTACCACTCTGCTCCTCGCTCTCGACGCCACCGACCAGGACCCCCACGGGCCCCTGGCCCGCGCCGCCCTCCGCATCGCCGCCTTCCTCGACCCCGCCGGACAGCCCGCCGACTTGTGGACCACCAACGCCTTCCTCACCTATCTCACCCAGGAGCACCCCACCGTCCCGGCCCGACGGAACCGCGTCCTGCGCCGCCGGCGCACAAGCGCGGCGCGAACTGTTACAGGCGACGAGGCACTCGCAGCGCTGCGGCTCCTCGACCGGTACGGGTTGATCACGTACGACAGCTCCATCGACAGCCTCCGCGCGGTGCGTATCCACGCGCTCACCGCCCGGGCCCTACGCGAGACCATCCCTCAGGACCAGCAGCCGGCGACCGCCGTCACCGCCGCCGACGCCCTCATCGAGATATGGCCAGACCCTGACCACACACAACGCGAACTGGCCAGCACACTACGCACCAACACGGACTCACTCACCACCCATGCCGGAGAGTCGCTATGGATGCCCGACGCCCGCTTCGTCGCCCACCCCGTGCTCTACGGCGCGGGGGTAAGCCTCCTCAACGCACACCTGCACGGCACCGCCTCGACGTACTGGGAACACATGGTCGCCGACTGCGAGCGGCTGCTGGGCAACGAACACCCCGACACCCTGACCGCCCGCGCCAACCTCGCCACCTCCTACCAGCAGGCAGGACGCACCAACGACGCAATCAACCTGCTCGAACGCGTCCTCGCCGACCGCGAACGGCTGCTCGGCAGCGAACACCCTGACACCCTTTCTGCTCGTAATGTTCTGCACCGGTGGCGGTCGGCGGGGGGTGATTCTGGGGAGCCTCCGTTGTAA